Proteins from a genomic interval of Medicago truncatula cultivar Jemalong A17 chromosome 3, MtrunA17r5.0-ANR, whole genome shotgun sequence:
- the LOC11430189 gene encoding CASP-like protein 4A3 → MATNNSAMKKSREKSRGSDSPAMKKSWSRGSDSTQFESPARFCSPLRWDPTDSPEYRSPENSPGKMMENSNPMAVVAVDKVRQLTPGKLTEQQKPPENALAVVNRSEREEPERQVMKVGTTEEGGERERRVRSDSVGKTAEEVTRKAALGFRLCEVVVCLISFSVMAANKTQGWSGDSYDRYKEYRYCLSVNVIGFAYAALQACDLAFQLVTEKHMISHHLRYHFQFFMDQVVAYLLISASSSAATRVDDWQSNWGKDEFTEMATVSVGMSFLSFGAFAMSSLISGYILCTRRNSM, encoded by the exons ATGGCAACAAATAACTCAGCCATGAAAAAATCGAGGGAGAAATCGAGGGGCTCCGATTCTCCTGCCATGAAAAAGTCATGGTCAAGAGGCTCCGACTCAACTCAATTCGAATCACCCGCACGTTTCTGCTCTCCCTTACGATGGGACCCAACAGACTCACCGGAGTATCGCTCACCTGAAAACTCGCCGGGAAAAATGATGGAAAATTCAAATCCAATGGCAGTAGTTGCAGTCGATAAGGTAAGGCAGTTAACTCCTGGAAAATTAACGGAGCAACAGAAGCCACCGGAGAATGCTTTGGCGGTGGTCAACCGGTCAGAGAGAGAGGAGCCGGAGCGGCAGGTGATGAAGGTGGGGACCACAGAGGAAGGTGGTGAGCGCGAGCGGAGAGTGAGGTCGGATTCTGTTGGGAAGACGGCGGAGGAGGTGACGAGAAAGGCGGCGTTAGGGTTCCGGCTGTGTGAGGTGGTGGTTTGTTTGATTTCGTTTTCAGTTATGGCTGCGAATAAGACGCAAGGTTGGAGTGGAGACTCTTATGATCGTTATAAAGAATACAG GTATTGTTTATCTGTGAATGTTATCGGATTTGCATACGCAGCATTACAAGCATGTGATCTGGCCTTTCAACTAGTCACTGAGAAACACATGATCAGTCACCACCTTCGCTATCACTTTCAGTTCTTTATGGATCAG GTTGTGGCATATCTTCTGATATCAGCATCATCCTCTGCAGCTACAAGGGTGGATGATTGGCAATCAAATTGGGGGAAAGATGAGTTCACAGAGATGGCCACTGTTTCTGTTGGAATGTCATTCCTATCTTTTGGTGCTTTTGCTATGAGCTCACTCATCTCTGGTTACATCCTTTGTACCCGCCGCAACTCCATGTGA
- the LOC11432685 gene encoding protein EXECUTER 2, chloroplastic — translation MVMASLGVSQAIFFSNTTTTSSRFNLHPNKPPTFSFQNNPSISIFSRRNRTPHFLRCTPNSTNDASSLNWDWNRWCRHFDDIEQAESFASLLKFQLEDAIEKEEFQEAAKLKRAIVEATSKDSVAEIMSQLKNAIDDERYHDASKLCRYTGSGLVGWWVGYSKNSEDPFGRIIRISPGMGRFVGKSYSPRQLLTASTGTPLFEIYVVKNADDTYHMQVVYLRRAKGNSTSNLPPSLLAKRPSKPEVENLSSAEVQEPEDKVEERNDEKNSNVEAATEDGIKSVINFLKEKIPGLKVKVMNINVEEEAREGNDSIKQIMEEDGNKTDGEDDNLDEPDEVTLESDGDASDEEKDLDMKLFIGGIVHNNEDNSSKDEFIRLPAEIKNMERESFLLHIPRRNLDNDRKEDKVRNIKVAALAAQGISELMPSDVAKAFWGSDKVSSKVSKSMREIVKLAISQAQKKSRLSEDTYFSRIACPRGDFDPFDGLYVGAFGPYGIEIVQLRRKFGHWNDVDSENNTSDIEFFEYVEAVKLTGDLNVPAGQVTFRAKIGKVNRNANRGLYPDELGVNASYKGQGRIADFGFRNPKWVDGELLQLNGKGMGPHMKGADLGFLYAVPEQSFLVLFNRLKLPE, via the exons ATGGTGATGGCTTCATTGGGTGTGTCCCAAGCCATCTTTTTCTCCAACACAACCACAACCTCTTCACGTTTCAATCTCCACCCGAATAAACCACCcaccttttcttttcaaaacaaCCCTTCAATCTCAATCTTTTCAAGAAGGAACCGTACCCCCCACTTTCTACGATGCACCCCCAATTCCACCAACGATGCATCTTCTCTTAACTGGGATTGGAATCGTTGGTGTCGCCATTTTGATGATATTGAACAGGCTGAAAGCTTTGCATCTCTTCTCAAG TTTCAACTTGAAGATGCTATTGAGAAGGAAGAGTTTCAAGAAGCTGCAAAGCTAAAAAGGGCTATAGTTGAAGCGACGTCCAAGGATAGTGTTGCTGAAATTATGTCTCAGTTGAAG AATGCCATAGATGATGAGCGCTACCATGATGCTTCGAAATTATGCAGATACACTGGAAGTGGACTG GTGGGTTGGTGGGTAGGGTACTCAAAAAATTCAGAGGACCCTTTTGGTAGAATAATACGTATTAGTCCTGGTATGGGCAGGTTCGTTGGCAAGAGTTACAGTCCAAG GCAGTTGCTCACAGCATCTACTGGGACGCCattatttgaaatttatgtGGTAAAAAATGCTGACGACACATATCATATGCAG GTAGTGTATTTGCGACGAGCCAAAGGAAATTCAACGAGTAACCTTCCCCCATCTTTACTTGCTAAAAGGCCATCGAAACCAGAGGTTGAGAATTTGTCTTCAGCAGAGGTGCAAGAACCTGAAGACAAGGTTGAGGAGAGAAATGATGAGAAAAACAGCAATGTTGAGGCGGCAACTGAGGATGGCATTAAAAGTgtcataaattttcttaaagaaaaaattcCAGGGTTGAAAGTCAAAGTTATGAACATTAATGTTGAAGAGGAAGCAAGAGAGGGTAACGATTCTATTAAACAAATCATGGAGGAAGATGGTAATAAAACTGATGGGGAAGATGATAATCTGGACGAACCTGATGAGGTCACTCTAGAATCTGACGGTGATGCCTCGGATGAAGAAAAGGATTTAGATATGAAGCTCTTTATTGGCGGAATTGTACACAACAATGAAGATAATTCTTCTAAGGATGAATTTATACGTCTTCCAGCGGAAATAAAGAACATGGAAAGGGAATCTTTCCTCTTACATATACCTAGGAGAAATCTCGATAATGACAGGAAAGAGGATAAAGTTCGCAATATAAAAGTGGCAGCACTGGCAGCACAAGGAATCTCAGAGCTTATGCCTTCAGATGTTGCTAAGGCCTTTTGGGGTTCTGATAAAGTCTCTTCTAAG GTATCAAAAAGCATGCGTGAAATTGTCAAACTTGCTATCAGCCAAGCACAGAAAAAAAGTAGATTATCTGAAGATACATATTTTAGCCGGATTGCATGTCCCAGAGGGGATTTCGATCCTTTCGACG GACTCTATGTTGGTGCATTTGGCCCTTATGGCATTGAAATAGTCCAATTGAGACGAAAATTTGGACATTGGAATGATGTGGACAGTGAAAACAACACTTCAGATATCGAGTTTTTTGAATATGTAGAGGCTGTAAAATTGACTGGGGATCTTAATGTTCCTGCAGGCCAG GTGACATTCCGTGCTAAAATTGGTAAAGTCAACCGCAATGCCAACCGTGGACTGTATCCTGATGAATTGGGAGTG AATGCAAGTTATAAAGGCCAAGGGAGAATAGCAGACTTCGGTTTTCGAAACCCAAAATGGGTTGATGGGGAATTGCTTCAACTTAATGGCAAG GGCATGGGACCACACATGAAAGGAGCAGATCTTGGTTTCCTTTATGCCGTGCCTGAGCAAAGTTTTCTTGTGCTATTCAACCGATTGAAACTACCCGAGTAA